From a region of the Bacillales bacterium genome:
- a CDS encoding virulence factor, producing the protein MKIISIEPTPSPNSMKLILNETLPDRETRNFNENNAADAPEYAKQLLAINGVKGLYHVADFIALERNGKVDWPEILPKVRQLFSDDSSGNEAPSQANHDERVPTKAFGAVNVWIQMFRGIPMQIKLSDGDEEKRVALPERFSEAVMKVSEVTDSFIFERQWVEQGARYGQMDEIGEAVREEIDAAYDKVRLAELVKRALAGEHEMKPEKTNRFERLSVELLDDPNWKNRYAALERIDPEAEDLPALKKALKDEKMSIRRLAVVYLGMIGSEALPLLYDAMKDRSVTVRRTAGDCLSDIGDPDAIGVMCEALKDSSRIVRWRAAMFLYEVGDESALPALKTAADDPQFEVQMQVRMAIERIEKGKQAMGSVWKQMTDNLK; encoded by the coding sequence ATGAAAATCATCTCGATTGAACCGACACCGAGTCCGAACTCGATGAAGCTGATTCTCAATGAAACTCTGCCTGATCGCGAGACACGGAATTTCAATGAGAATAACGCTGCTGACGCACCTGAATATGCGAAACAATTGCTGGCCATCAACGGCGTAAAAGGCTTATATCATGTCGCGGATTTCATAGCACTGGAGCGAAACGGCAAAGTGGATTGGCCGGAAATATTACCGAAGGTGAGACAATTGTTCTCCGACGACAGCTCTGGGAATGAAGCACCGTCGCAAGCAAACCATGATGAACGTGTTCCTACGAAAGCATTTGGTGCTGTTAACGTATGGATACAAATGTTTCGCGGCATTCCGATGCAAATTAAGCTTTCTGACGGCGATGAGGAAAAAAGAGTCGCTCTGCCTGAACGTTTTTCAGAAGCTGTCATGAAAGTAAGCGAAGTGACTGACAGCTTTATTTTCGAGCGGCAGTGGGTTGAGCAAGGTGCTCGCTACGGGCAAATGGATGAAATTGGTGAAGCGGTGCGAGAAGAAATCGATGCCGCCTACGATAAAGTGCGTTTAGCTGAATTAGTGAAGCGAGCGTTAGCGGGCGAGCATGAAATGAAACCGGAAAAGACGAACCGGTTTGAACGGTTAAGCGTCGAACTGCTTGACGACCCGAATTGGAAAAATCGTTACGCGGCTTTGGAACGCATCGATCCTGAAGCGGAAGATTTGCCGGCATTGAAAAAAGCGTTGAAAGATGAAAAAATGTCGATTCGCCGTTTGGCTGTCGTATACCTAGGCATGATCGGAAGCGAGGCACTGCCGTTGTTGTATGATGCAATGAAAGATCGTTCGGTCACGGTTCGCAGAACCGCTGGCGATTGTTTATCCGATATTGGTGATCCTGATGCCATCGGCGTCATGTGTGAGGCATTGAAGGATTCAAGCCGTATCGTGCGCTGGCGCGCAGCCATGTTTTTGTACGAAGTCGGAGACGAGTCGGCGTTGCCGGCGCTGAAGACGGCGGCAGATGATCCGCAGTTTGAAGTGCAAATGCAAGTGCGGATGGCCATTGAACGGATCGAAAAAGGAAAACAAGCGATGGGCTCGGTTTGGAAACAAATGACCGATAATCTGAAATAA
- a CDS encoding GNAT family N-acetyltransferase, whose protein sequence is MDKILKMIEAQHWDYEPSRIPAHIAFVHEDGLIMIKNPESRSIHSNRVVHTNFSKGDFESRYQEVVDFFDRLPFGWWAGPRDRPIDLASRLKEKEFRVIDEYVGLAYDLRTIDERDEGGSCAEIVDVSTDEELRDLVEVGTAVWGYDEETTAAVARDKKAILQLPERRGGFTLASVEGKPVGFANYRFSGDGEAIYLNGSGVLQTYRRQGIYRKLVESRLLLAKAKGCRFAVTQARVGMSDTVLKAIGFREYGTYQLLTREECS, encoded by the coding sequence TTGGATAAAATATTAAAAATGATTGAGGCACAGCATTGGGATTATGAACCGAGCCGGATACCCGCACACATTGCATTCGTTCATGAAGACGGATTGATCATGATAAAAAATCCCGAGTCACGCAGCATCCATTCCAATCGCGTTGTTCATACGAATTTTTCTAAAGGAGATTTTGAAAGCCGTTATCAAGAAGTTGTCGATTTTTTTGACAGATTACCGTTTGGTTGGTGGGCGGGTCCGCGTGATCGCCCAATTGATTTGGCTTCGCGTCTAAAGGAGAAAGAGTTTCGTGTGATCGATGAGTATGTTGGTCTGGCATATGATCTTCGCACTATTGACGAGAGGGATGAAGGCGGGAGTTGCGCTGAAATTGTTGACGTTTCAACGGATGAAGAACTCCGTGATCTCGTTGAGGTTGGTACTGCTGTTTGGGGATACGATGAAGAGACAACAGCGGCTGTTGCGAGAGATAAAAAAGCCATTTTGCAATTGCCAGAGCGTCGCGGCGGTTTTACGCTTGCAAGCGTCGAAGGCAAACCGGTTGGTTTTGCAAATTATCGCTTCAGCGGTGACGGCGAAGCGATTTATTTGAACGGATCCGGCGTTTTACAAACGTACAGAAGACAAGGGATTTATCGGAAGCTTGTCGAATCTCGTTTGCTGTTGGCAAAAGCAAAAGGATGCCGATTCGCTGTTACCCAAGCGAGAGTTGGTATGTCGGACACTGTTCTCAAAGCGATAGGCTTTCGCGAATACGGAACTTATCAATTGTTAACGAGGGAGGAATGTTCATGA
- a CDS encoding NlpC/P60 family protein produces the protein MQSMNRVSMKGILSLAVILLLLTILSDKSAKAAYAAPIYNKLVSSEIMPKLMSARIRALSEQSAMVSAMMVRSQNDTQVKKEIEDDNSAVSARRSPLDDGKLSLGDRGSIVSSMQERLKALNYYPFQVDGIYGSRTKEAVKRFQAVNGLSVDGIIGGKTRTALLSDDAQSAAVGVQHETAASVSGDNKSKTQTVKQTDENKHAESSSLSALVDYAKNFLGSPYAWGGTSPGGFDCSGYVQYVFAHFGYDLPRTTARLWAAGSAVDSLAPGDLVFYETYQSGPSHVGIYIGGASFIHASSSHGVEITNMSQAYWSSRYLGAKSVFQ, from the coding sequence ATGCAATCCATGAATCGCGTCAGCATGAAAGGAATACTCTCTTTGGCCGTTATTTTACTGCTATTAACTATCCTTTCCGATAAATCCGCAAAAGCAGCATATGCCGCGCCGATTTACAATAAGCTTGTCAGCTCCGAAATCATGCCGAAGTTAATGAGCGCCCGTATTCGTGCCCTTTCTGAGCAATCGGCAATGGTTTCTGCCATGATGGTGCGGTCGCAAAACGATACGCAGGTTAAAAAAGAAATCGAGGATGACAACTCGGCGGTGAGCGCACGGCGTTCGCCGCTCGACGATGGAAAACTTTCGCTCGGTGACCGCGGCAGCATAGTATCAAGTATGCAGGAACGATTAAAAGCCTTAAATTATTATCCGTTCCAAGTCGATGGCATTTACGGGAGCCGGACGAAAGAAGCAGTGAAAAGATTTCAAGCTGTCAATGGCCTGTCAGTCGACGGCATCATTGGTGGTAAAACACGGACCGCATTGTTGAGCGACGATGCGCAATCAGCGGCTGTTGGGGTTCAGCACGAAACGGCGGCATCGGTTTCCGGCGATAATAAATCGAAAACGCAAACGGTTAAACAAACAGATGAAAACAAACATGCCGAATCCTCGAGTTTATCCGCTCTAGTCGATTATGCGAAAAATTTCCTCGGAAGCCCTTATGCATGGGGAGGAACGAGTCCCGGCGGATTCGATTGCAGCGGCTATGTGCAATACGTATTTGCCCATTTTGGGTATGATTTGCCGCGGACGACGGCAAGGCTATGGGCCGCAGGAAGCGCAGTGGATTCGCTCGCACCCGGGGACCTCGTGTTTTATGAAACGTACCAATCCGGACCTTCCCATGTCGGCATTTACATCGGCGGTGCATCGTTCATTCATGCGAGTTCTTCACACGGCGTAGAAATCACAAACATGTCACAAGCCTATTGGAGCAGCCGTTATCTCGGAGCGAAAAGCGTTTTTCAATGA
- a CDS encoding DNA alkylation repair protein, with the protein MQGPYLCPSCGSNRALYNHIQQVAVSMKLDPETGETIEEYENRSDMLPYHFPYQGPEFLIQCGVCGLIAEEQRFLKNARRHPRSQKSL; encoded by the coding sequence ATGCAAGGACCGTATTTATGTCCGTCCTGCGGATCCAACCGGGCTTTGTACAATCACATTCAGCAAGTGGCCGTATCCATGAAGCTCGATCCGGAAACGGGCGAAACAATTGAGGAATACGAAAACCGTTCTGACATGTTGCCTTACCATTTTCCGTATCAAGGTCCGGAGTTTTTGATCCAATGCGGCGTTTGCGGATTGATCGCAGAGGAGCAACGGTTTTTGAAAAATGCGCGACGCCATCCGAGATCACAGAAAAGTTTATAA
- a CDS encoding DEAD/DEAH box helicase, whose product MNQAIDRMGFQQTTPIQARTIPMAIKGKDLIGQAQTGTGKTAAFGIPMIENAELEDRSIQGLVITPTRELAMQVAEELNALGRFKKVRSLAVYGGQEIGKQIRSLKQKPSIIVGTPGRLLDHIRRKTIRLADIKTIVLDEADEMLNMGFIEDIEKILESVPDERQTLLFSATMPAPIQKLAYKFMKDPETVRIQAKGMTVSNIKQDYVEVDEREKFDVLCRLLDMESPELAIVFGRTKRRVDELANALIKRGYSAEGLHGDLSQQKRDRVMGKFKDARIDVLIATDVAARGLDISGVTHVYNFDIPQDPESYVHRIGRTGRAGKGGVATTFVTPWEKEHLRKIEAITKKKMTPKPRPTYSEALVGQQQAAMEKLVAALGQKNIDDYRQTAQQLLERSDAESLLAAALKIMTKEPDTTPVRLTPESPLRAKKSKNRHGNKRNNYRATGGFYRKGRKPQGNNGNRNRKPRNYK is encoded by the coding sequence ATGAACCAAGCCATTGATCGAATGGGATTTCAACAAACGACGCCGATTCAGGCGCGGACGATTCCGATGGCGATCAAAGGGAAAGATTTGATCGGGCAAGCGCAAACCGGAACCGGAAAAACCGCGGCTTTCGGCATTCCGATGATTGAAAACGCTGAATTGGAAGATCGAAGCATACAAGGTCTCGTTATCACGCCGACACGCGAATTGGCAATGCAAGTGGCTGAAGAACTGAATGCCCTCGGAAGATTCAAGAAGGTCCGTTCGTTGGCCGTATACGGCGGCCAAGAGATCGGAAAACAGATTCGGTCCTTAAAGCAAAAGCCGAGCATCATTGTCGGAACGCCTGGACGGCTGCTCGATCATATCCGCAGAAAAACGATTCGTCTCGCCGATATCAAAACGATCGTTCTTGACGAAGCGGATGAAATGCTGAACATGGGTTTCATTGAAGACATCGAGAAGATTTTGGAAAGTGTCCCGGACGAACGGCAAACGTTGTTGTTCTCCGCGACAATGCCGGCGCCGATTCAAAAGCTGGCTTACAAGTTCATGAAAGATCCGGAAACCGTTCGGATTCAGGCGAAAGGGATGACGGTCTCCAACATTAAGCAAGATTACGTCGAAGTGGATGAGCGAGAGAAATTCGATGTTTTATGCCGGCTGCTCGATATGGAATCTCCGGAGTTGGCGATCGTGTTCGGAAGAACAAAACGAAGAGTCGACGAATTGGCGAACGCCTTGATCAAGCGAGGGTATTCGGCTGAAGGCTTGCACGGTGATTTAAGCCAACAAAAACGCGACCGTGTTATGGGCAAATTTAAAGATGCCCGCATTGATGTGCTGATCGCGACTGATGTTGCCGCTAGAGGGCTGGATATCAGCGGAGTGACGCACGTATACAATTTCGACATTCCGCAAGATCCGGAAAGCTATGTTCACCGAATCGGCCGGACTGGAAGGGCCGGAAAAGGCGGGGTAGCGACGACGTTTGTAACGCCGTGGGAAAAAGAACATTTGCGGAAAATCGAAGCGATTACGAAGAAAAAAATGACGCCTAAACCGCGGCCGACGTATTCGGAAGCGTTGGTCGGCCAACAGCAAGCGGCCATGGAGAAACTCGTGGCGGCACTCGGCCAAAAGAACATCGACGATTACCGGCAAACGGCGCAGCAATTGCTCGAACGAAGCGATGCGGAATCACTGCTCGCGGCTGCCTTGAAAATCATGACAAAAGAGCCGGATACGACTCCGGTCCGATTAACGCCGGAATCGCCGCTGCGGGCGAAGAAATCAAAAAACCGCCACGGCAATAAAAGGAATAATTATCGCGCAACCGGGGGCTTCTACCGAAAAGGGCGGAAACCGCAAGGGAATAACGGTAATCGAAATCGCAAACCACGAAACTACAAATAA
- the hpaB gene encoding 4-hydroxyphenylacetate 3-monooxygenase, oxygenase component yields MPAKTGREYVERIDEAAANVWIDGQQVKNKFSKHPAFKNMMETQAHLYDMQYDDDHQQTLTYESPLSGDPVGVSYKIPRTKEDLLQRGETFKRWADETGGMLGRSPDYMNTAIMTFGSAAELFGDKADHVKQYYQFCRENDITLTHTFIKPQVDRSSTYSEETNEQPITAQIVDQDENGIVVHGARLLATQGATSDEILVFPSGTMVQPLTGNPHAMAFAIPTATPGLRFICRESYEGDRSSFDRPLSAKFDEIDTLVVFDQVKVPWERVFIAGEAYLANRVFSDTSFTEHAAHQAAYRQIAKTEFLLGLLQMVIDTINVSEFGHIQEKTAEVIVALEAMKGLLLAEETNARPNEWGVVTPDKRPLLALMNYYPRIYPRISEILQTIGASGLIMLPTEADFQSDRRNDLEQYMQAANATAVDRVKTFRLAWDACMSSFGTRQTQYEKYFFGDPVRLAGRLYNEYDRKTLTDHVLKFLNTH; encoded by the coding sequence ATGCCTGCGAAAACGGGACGTGAATATGTCGAACGAATTGACGAGGCAGCCGCCAACGTTTGGATTGACGGACAACAAGTCAAAAACAAATTTTCCAAGCATCCGGCATTCAAAAACATGATGGAAACGCAAGCGCACTTGTACGACATGCAATATGACGACGACCATCAACAAACACTCACTTACGAATCACCGTTGAGCGGAGATCCAGTCGGGGTTTCTTACAAAATTCCGCGAACGAAAGAAGATTTGCTGCAGCGCGGTGAAACGTTCAAACGATGGGCGGACGAAACCGGAGGTATGCTCGGTCGGTCACCCGACTACATGAACACGGCGATCATGACGTTCGGCTCCGCTGCCGAACTGTTCGGCGACAAAGCCGACCATGTAAAACAATATTATCAATTTTGCCGGGAGAACGACATAACGTTAACCCACACGTTCATTAAGCCTCAAGTTGATCGATCTTCGACGTATTCGGAAGAAACGAACGAACAACCAATAACGGCACAAATCGTCGATCAAGATGAAAACGGAATCGTCGTGCATGGTGCGCGGCTGCTCGCAACACAAGGGGCGACATCCGACGAAATTCTCGTCTTTCCATCCGGAACGATGGTCCAACCGTTGACCGGCAACCCCCATGCGATGGCGTTTGCCATCCCGACCGCCACACCCGGACTCCGTTTTATATGTCGAGAAAGTTATGAAGGGGATCGTTCTTCGTTTGACCGACCGCTTTCTGCAAAATTTGATGAAATCGACACGCTCGTTGTTTTCGATCAAGTGAAAGTGCCTTGGGAACGTGTCTTCATTGCCGGGGAAGCCTACCTGGCCAACCGTGTGTTTTCAGACACTTCTTTCACGGAGCATGCCGCTCATCAAGCCGCGTACAGGCAAATCGCCAAAACGGAATTCTTGCTCGGACTTCTTCAAATGGTGATCGACACAATCAATGTTTCTGAATTTGGGCACATTCAGGAAAAAACGGCCGAAGTGATCGTCGCCCTTGAAGCGATGAAGGGTTTGCTGTTGGCTGAGGAAACAAACGCACGGCCAAATGAATGGGGCGTCGTCACCCCAGACAAACGCCCATTGTTGGCGTTAATGAATTATTATCCGCGCATCTATCCGCGCATCAGTGAAATTTTGCAAACCATCGGCGCCAGCGGTTTAATCATGCTGCCGACCGAAGCTGACTTTCAATCGGATCGGCGCAATGATCTCGAACAATACATGCAAGCGGCCAACGCAACGGCCGTCGATCGCGTGAAAACGTTTCGTCTCGCCTGGGATGCGTGCATGTCTTCGTTCGGAACGAGACAAACCCAATACGAGAAATACTTTTTCGGCGATCCCGTGCGTTTAGCAGGAAGGTTATACAATGAATATGATCGGAAAACGTTGACGGATCACGTGTTAAAATTTCTGAACACCCATTAG
- a CDS encoding DEAD/DEAH box helicase, with protein MAVAFMEMTYIPTLNEDSLFVWLTDEPGAFTSVDTINRLTRAKNRQKFFRFNLRAERVEFEEENGSRKTVTGCLLPLAEMFRFLTSEVALDEQIRPGATFSFWMRMAGSLSVLLEEGHYYPTLLKVRKGDKHFAFSHWMLSRQALSADGLFNEWIRMIPVEALSAFELASIGVRQWLSLLLDIWTDRIVRHTLSTSLPWRKHNGSVSSVAAKWVNDLKQPRNVSFLSTSDFEKAREIESLVSDCRSWHQAMIGTLRPNPVDTLRSFLYKSIGLDQEPISVVLHPMPDDETNAFLAEETWSIRMRIAVRRQTGVEWLNGEDACRRHLTIRQWLQELFGKLAKDEPLFRKWRSQLYDDEYVFRSMTKEWTPVYSRMKSDKVRFELPAGLSVRNHANEKPEVVLQAETKDAADEHRFSLETLVNFDWQVSVGDLSLSMKEFESLIESQQRFMRHRGNWIELPFEKLRAAYEEWSRVDQLLGRKGTLSDLLRMKIADETDDHAYLSIRTGKGADDYLQRLLRPDVRNVGPVPEGFRGSLRPYQEQGFRWLAERNHKGVGVCLADDMGLGKTIQTIAFLLATRDDKMSVPSLIICPTSLIENWRRELNRFAPNLTVYLHHGSKRLKDHEFRRKKRSFEVMITSYNLAARDTHFLHKYEWPHIILDEAQAIKNPATKQSRAIRTLRADHRVALTGTPMENRLEELWSIMDFLNPGYLGSLRAFRQQFVNPRMQKENTNKIRQLVQPFMLRREKSDRSVIRDLPDKIEHKQYCYLSEEQASLYQSIVNDLTEKMQNARGIERKGLILASLTRLKQLCDHPQLILRNQAFVKQSGKLTECFRLLDRLFADQRSPLIFTQYVKMGRLLQEKIKDTYSDRKVYFMHGGLSSDKREALLDNYRNEAENAVFILSLRTGGVGLNLTEASDVIHFDRWWNPAVENQATDRAHRIGQRRNVHVHKLISIGTLEEKIDEMIERKQALTDQVIGAGESWITEMDDEEVMNLIQLRKQVI; from the coding sequence ATGGCAGTAGCTTTCATGGAAATGACATACATTCCGACCTTGAACGAAGACAGCTTGTTCGTCTGGTTAACTGATGAACCAGGAGCGTTCACAAGTGTCGATACGATCAATCGATTAACAAGGGCGAAAAACAGGCAAAAATTTTTCAGATTCAACCTTCGTGCTGAACGAGTGGAATTTGAAGAAGAAAACGGAAGTCGGAAAACGGTGACCGGTTGTTTACTTCCGCTTGCGGAAATGTTTCGCTTTTTGACGAGCGAAGTCGCATTGGACGAACAAATTCGCCCCGGCGCTACGTTCTCCTTTTGGATGCGTATGGCAGGTTCACTGTCCGTTTTGCTCGAAGAAGGTCATTATTATCCGACACTGTTGAAGGTAAGGAAGGGCGACAAGCATTTTGCTTTTTCCCATTGGATGCTTAGCCGTCAAGCGTTATCCGCTGACGGTCTGTTTAACGAATGGATTCGAATGATTCCGGTTGAAGCGCTTTCTGCGTTTGAATTGGCATCGATCGGCGTCAGGCAATGGTTAAGCTTGCTGCTTGACATATGGACGGACAGAATCGTTCGCCATACGTTGTCAACATCGCTTCCGTGGCGCAAACACAACGGATCCGTCTCCAGCGTAGCGGCGAAGTGGGTGAATGATCTTAAACAACCGCGCAATGTTAGTTTTCTTTCAACTTCGGATTTTGAGAAAGCAAGAGAAATCGAGTCGCTTGTGTCAGATTGCCGCAGCTGGCATCAGGCAATGATTGGAACGTTGCGGCCGAATCCGGTCGATACGCTTCGGTCTTTTCTTTACAAAAGCATCGGACTCGACCAGGAACCGATTTCCGTTGTTTTACATCCAATGCCAGACGATGAAACGAATGCGTTCCTTGCTGAGGAAACTTGGTCGATTCGAATGAGGATTGCCGTACGAAGACAAACAGGGGTGGAATGGCTGAACGGGGAAGACGCCTGCAGACGCCATTTGACGATCCGACAATGGCTCCAAGAATTGTTCGGCAAGTTGGCTAAAGATGAGCCTCTTTTCCGTAAATGGAGAAGTCAATTGTATGACGATGAGTACGTTTTTCGCTCTATGACAAAAGAATGGACTCCCGTATATTCACGTATGAAAAGCGACAAGGTGCGTTTCGAGCTGCCTGCCGGCTTGAGCGTTCGAAATCATGCAAATGAAAAGCCTGAAGTCGTTTTGCAAGCCGAAACAAAGGATGCTGCAGACGAACATCGTTTTTCGCTCGAAACTTTGGTTAATTTTGATTGGCAAGTATCGGTTGGTGATTTATCACTATCGATGAAGGAGTTTGAATCTTTGATTGAATCGCAACAACGATTTATGCGGCATCGCGGCAACTGGATTGAACTACCATTTGAAAAATTGCGCGCCGCTTACGAGGAATGGAGCCGGGTCGATCAGCTGTTGGGAAGAAAAGGAACGTTGTCTGACCTGTTACGAATGAAAATCGCGGATGAAACGGATGATCACGCTTATCTTTCTATTCGTACTGGAAAAGGGGCGGATGATTATTTACAACGGTTGCTGCGGCCGGATGTCCGAAATGTCGGCCCTGTTCCGGAAGGTTTTCGCGGATCGTTAAGACCTTATCAAGAGCAAGGGTTCCGCTGGCTCGCCGAGAGAAATCATAAAGGGGTCGGGGTTTGTTTGGCCGATGACATGGGGCTGGGAAAAACAATCCAAACGATTGCTTTCTTGCTGGCAACACGTGATGATAAGATGAGCGTTCCGTCATTGATCATTTGTCCGACGTCGCTTATTGAGAATTGGCGCCGGGAATTGAACCGATTCGCCCCGAACCTTACGGTCTATTTACACCACGGCAGCAAGCGTTTGAAAGATCATGAATTCAGAAGAAAAAAACGGTCGTTCGAAGTGATGATCACAAGCTATAACTTGGCCGCGCGAGACACGCATTTTCTTCACAAATACGAATGGCCGCATATAATCTTAGACGAAGCGCAGGCGATCAAAAATCCGGCAACGAAACAAAGCCGTGCGATACGGACGTTGAGAGCCGACCACCGCGTAGCATTAACCGGTACGCCAATGGAAAATCGTCTCGAAGAACTGTGGTCGATCATGGATTTTTTAAATCCCGGCTATTTGGGTTCGCTTCGAGCCTTTCGGCAACAATTTGTCAATCCGCGTATGCAAAAGGAAAACACCAATAAAATTCGTCAATTGGTGCAGCCGTTCATGCTTAGGCGGGAAAAAAGCGACCGTTCCGTCATCCGCGACTTGCCGGACAAAATCGAACATAAACAATATTGTTATTTGTCCGAGGAACAAGCATCGCTTTATCAATCGATCGTCAACGATTTGACGGAAAAAATGCAAAACGCCCGCGGCATCGAAAGAAAAGGATTGATTTTAGCTTCCTTGACAAGGTTGAAGCAACTGTGCGATCATCCGCAGTTAATTTTACGAAATCAAGCTTTCGTCAAACAATCTGGCAAGCTGACGGAATGTTTCCGGCTGCTCGATCGCTTATTCGCCGATCAGCGTAGTCCGTTAATTTTTACACAATACGTCAAAATGGGTCGTTTGTTGCAAGAAAAGATCAAAGATACGTACAGCGACCGAAAAGTGTATTTCATGCATGGCGGATTGTCTTCCGACAAGAGGGAAGCGCTTCTTGACAACTATCGAAACGAGGCAGAAAACGCCGTCTTTATATTGTCTCTTCGCACAGGAGGGGTTGGGCTCAACTTGACGGAAGCGAGCGATGTCATTCATTTCGACCGTTGGTGGAATCCAGCGGTAGAAAACCAAGCGACGGACCGGGCGCACCGGATCGGCCAACGCCGCAATGTTCATGTGCATAAATTGATCAGTATCGGAACGTTGGAAGAAAAAATTGACGAAATGATCGAACGGAAACAAGCATTGACCGACCAAGTGATCGGGGCGGGTGAAAGTTGGATTACCGAAATGGATGATGAGGAAGTCATGAACTTGATCCAGTTGAGAAAACAGGTGATTTAA
- a CDS encoding MFS transporter, producing the protein MKDKKTLDLMSIATIPVVMTLGNSMLIPVLPTMEKKLHISSFQSSLIITVYSLIAILLIPIAGYLSDRIGRKKVIVPSLILTGAGGLLCGLASWLTVHPFGLILAGRFVQGIGAAGAFPVVMPLIGDMFHNKRKVSSGLGLIETSNTAGKVLSPVVGALLASVIWYLPFLAIPVFCLVSLVLVLFLVKTPKEQEDPESFHQFITSVKKIFALDGKWLYAVFFIGCIAMFVLFGVLFFLSTILEDRYQTDGLMKGLILAGPLLALSTTSFITGRKIGNNKGLMKVLTLVGGILLSAAIFTGSFYENVVLFLSFFVIGGIGIGLMLPCLDAFITEGIKEKQRGTVSSIYSSMRFIGVAVGPPVFALLMRYSHRTLYLTLTIVCLLAVVLTIFLIRPSEKHEKHRNKKPIHNK; encoded by the coding sequence AAAGACAAGAAAACATTGGACCTCATGTCGATCGCGACGATTCCCGTCGTGATGACGCTCGGAAATTCGATGCTTATTCCCGTATTGCCGACGATGGAAAAGAAGCTGCACATTTCGTCGTTTCAGTCGAGTTTGATCATTACCGTTTATTCTTTGATTGCAATCTTACTCATTCCGATCGCCGGTTATTTGTCGGACAGGATCGGACGAAAAAAGGTAATCGTTCCGAGCTTGATTTTGACTGGAGCGGGCGGTTTGCTGTGCGGGCTGGCGTCGTGGCTGACAGTGCATCCGTTTGGGTTAATTCTCGCTGGCCGCTTCGTGCAAGGAATCGGAGCTGCCGGGGCATTTCCCGTCGTCATGCCGCTCATCGGGGATATGTTTCATAATAAGCGGAAAGTGAGCAGCGGGCTGGGATTGATTGAGACGTCAAATACAGCCGGCAAAGTATTAAGTCCGGTTGTTGGTGCTTTGCTGGCATCGGTCATCTGGTATTTGCCTTTTTTGGCGATTCCGGTTTTTTGTCTCGTTTCGCTTGTACTCGTATTATTCCTTGTTAAAACGCCGAAGGAACAAGAGGACCCGGAGTCTTTTCATCAATTTATCACATCGGTGAAAAAGATTTTTGCCCTCGACGGAAAATGGCTGTATGCGGTTTTTTTCATTGGTTGCATTGCGATGTTCGTCTTGTTCGGCGTCTTGTTTTTTCTTTCAACCATCCTGGAAGACCGTTATCAAACCGACGGCCTCATGAAAGGCTTAATTTTAGCGGGTCCCTTGCTTGCGCTGTCGACAACGTCTTTCATAACGGGAAGGAAAATCGGAAACAACAAAGGCTTGATGAAAGTTCTTACGTTGGTTGGCGGCATCCTGCTGTCGGCGGCGATTTTCACCGGAAGCTTCTACGAAAACGTTGTTCTTTTTTTGTCGTTTTTCGTAATCGGAGGAATTGGCATCGGCTTAATGCTTCCTTGTTTGGACGCGTTCATCACTGAAGGGATCAAGGAAAAGCAACGCGGAACGGTCAGTTCCATTTACAGCAGCATGCGGTTCATCGGTGTTGCGGTTGGCCCGCCGGTATTTGCATTATTAATGCGTTATTCACACCGGACATTATATTTGACCCTTACCATCGTATGCTTATTGGCCGTTGTTTTGACGATCTTCTTGATTCGTCCATCCGAAAAACACGAAAAACATCGAAATAAAAAACCGATTCATAACAAGTGA